A stretch of Microbacterium sp. LWH3-1.2 DNA encodes these proteins:
- a CDS encoding MinD/ParA family ATP-binding protein has protein sequence MNSRHPDATVHILSSTVAELHVGSEVAEVVAPDSLALRDRVVEEIRQLAASAGEPAHATLVEGSSRWPLVVHPDGTFDEALEEAAVDTTAVPAVAPAPVAAVPVTAPTPVAAVPTLAPVVEDAARPTVQDLLDSRGGVGARPRATTGWQGAVRRATGGLISPAPGRVERSRLDREKRVQRRLDAPRTIVVLNPKGGAHKTTSTLLLAATFGTLRGGATLAWDNNETRGTLGWRAQHAPHHRTAVDLLEDLDEASNFRGSSLAALDHYVRTQVDARFDVLASDEDAAASSTIDAAAFDRLHALLRRYYRLMIVDTGNNMRASNWVAAVAAADQLVIVSTVREDTAASAAWLLDGLREKGFGRKIDEAVTVLTAPSSRPDRKLESRLSQHFERVTSAVVNAPFDPSLVDGGPIDFDALSPETRDAWLTVAATVTDRL, from the coding sequence CGTGGTCGAGGAGATCCGCCAGCTCGCAGCATCCGCCGGAGAACCGGCCCACGCGACGCTCGTCGAGGGCTCGTCCCGCTGGCCTCTCGTCGTTCATCCGGACGGCACGTTCGACGAGGCGCTGGAGGAGGCGGCGGTGGACACGACGGCGGTTCCCGCGGTCGCTCCTGCCCCGGTGGCGGCCGTCCCGGTCACGGCGCCGACGCCGGTGGCAGCGGTGCCGACGCTCGCGCCCGTGGTGGAGGATGCGGCGCGGCCGACCGTGCAGGATCTGCTCGATTCGCGCGGCGGTGTCGGCGCCCGCCCGCGCGCGACGACGGGCTGGCAGGGTGCTGTGCGCCGGGCGACGGGAGGCCTCATCTCTCCCGCACCCGGCCGCGTCGAGCGGTCGCGGCTCGACCGCGAGAAGCGGGTTCAGCGTCGTCTCGACGCCCCGCGCACGATCGTCGTGCTCAACCCGAAGGGCGGCGCGCACAAGACGACGAGCACCCTGCTGCTGGCCGCGACCTTCGGGACGCTGCGCGGCGGGGCGACCCTCGCGTGGGACAACAATGAGACCCGCGGCACGCTCGGGTGGCGCGCGCAGCACGCCCCGCACCACCGCACCGCCGTCGACCTGCTCGAGGACCTCGACGAGGCGTCGAACTTCCGCGGGTCGAGCCTCGCGGCGCTCGATCACTACGTCCGCACACAGGTCGACGCGCGCTTCGACGTGCTCGCCTCCGACGAGGACGCCGCGGCCTCCTCGACGATCGACGCGGCCGCCTTCGATCGGCTCCACGCACTTCTGCGCCGGTACTACCGCCTGATGATCGTCGACACCGGCAACAACATGCGCGCGTCGAACTGGGTCGCGGCCGTCGCCGCCGCCGACCAGCTCGTGATCGTGTCGACCGTCCGCGAGGACACGGCCGCCAGCGCCGCGTGGCTGCTCGACGGCCTGCGCGAGAAGGGCTTCGGCAGGAAGATCGACGAGGCGGTGACCGTGCTCACGGCGCCGTCCTCGCGCCCGGATCGCAAGCTCGAGTCGCGCCTCTCGCAGCACTTCGAGCGGGTGACGTCCGCCGTCGTGAACGCACCGTTCGATCCGTCGCTGGTCGACGGCGGGCCCATCGACTTCGACGCGCTGTCGCCAGAGACCCGCGACGCGTGGCTCACGGTCGCGGCGACGGTGACGGACCGCCTCTGA
- a CDS encoding MFS transporter gives MDTALTRRQLVAWRTAIFTIFLIMGVGFASWASRLPAVKVDLGINDLQVGVLLFVAGATSIVGLSLANVIVARWGARRGMFATIITFALGVALAGVGVEFTQSYVVAAVGLGLMGLGMSATDVMMNVEAAAVEQAFERTLMPLFHAFFSLGTVAGAGLGVAMAALGIGVGWHLAAAGLLVVVAGLVSLRAVPVRESMHDDPATSSTRRERFAEVLAVWRDPRTYAIGAIMLGMAFAEGSANDWLTIAMVDGHDQTEAVGAIALTVFSVAMTTFRILGGPLVDRIGRVWSLRILSIAAGVGLVMFILAPNLPIAFIGIALWGAGASLGFPLGMSAAADDPGKAAASVSAAATIGYLAFLCGPPILGWISHEIGILPTLWIIVGLIAISGLASGAAKPIAGSKVGAGHAHH, from the coding sequence ATGGACACCGCGCTCACCCGTCGGCAGCTGGTCGCCTGGCGCACCGCGATCTTCACGATCTTCCTCATCATGGGAGTGGGCTTCGCGTCGTGGGCGTCCCGCCTGCCCGCGGTGAAGGTGGACCTGGGCATCAACGACCTCCAGGTGGGCGTCCTGCTGTTCGTGGCGGGCGCCACCTCGATCGTGGGCCTGTCGCTGGCCAATGTGATCGTCGCGCGCTGGGGCGCGCGACGGGGCATGTTCGCGACGATCATCACGTTTGCGCTCGGCGTCGCGCTCGCCGGCGTCGGCGTGGAGTTCACGCAGTCGTACGTCGTCGCCGCCGTCGGGCTCGGACTCATGGGTCTCGGCATGAGCGCCACCGACGTCATGATGAACGTCGAGGCGGCCGCAGTGGAGCAGGCGTTCGAGCGCACACTCATGCCGCTGTTCCACGCGTTCTTCAGCCTCGGCACGGTCGCGGGCGCCGGACTCGGTGTCGCGATGGCGGCCCTCGGCATCGGAGTCGGCTGGCACCTCGCCGCCGCCGGCCTGCTCGTCGTTGTTGCCGGACTGGTGTCGCTGCGCGCCGTCCCCGTGCGCGAGAGCATGCACGACGACCCCGCGACGAGCAGCACGCGCCGCGAGCGCTTCGCCGAGGTCCTGGCCGTCTGGCGCGATCCGCGCACCTACGCCATCGGCGCCATCATGCTGGGCATGGCCTTCGCCGAGGGCAGCGCCAACGACTGGCTCACGATCGCGATGGTGGACGGCCATGACCAGACCGAGGCCGTCGGCGCCATCGCGCTGACCGTGTTCTCGGTCGCGATGACGACGTTCCGCATCCTGGGCGGTCCGCTCGTGGACCGGATCGGCCGCGTGTGGTCGCTGCGCATCCTGTCGATCGCGGCCGGCGTGGGCCTGGTCATGTTCATCCTCGCGCCGAACCTGCCGATCGCCTTCATCGGCATCGCGCTGTGGGGCGCTGGGGCCTCGCTCGGCTTCCCTCTCGGCATGTCGGCGGCGGCGGACGACCCCGGCAAGGCGGCTGCGTCGGTCTCGGCCGCCGCGACCATCGGGTACCTCGCGTTCCTGTGCGGTCCGCCGATCCTCGGCTGGATCAGCCACGAGATCGGCATCCTGCCCACGCTCTGGATCATCGTGGGTCTCATCGCGATCTCGGGACTCGCCTCCGGCGCCGCGAAGCCGATCGCCGGATCGAAGGTCGGCGCGGGGCACGCCCACCACTGA